A genomic window from Accipiter gentilis chromosome 1, bAccGen1.1, whole genome shotgun sequence includes:
- the CDA gene encoding cytidine deaminase, translating to MEGDGQHPAPTAPPDRPHGERLQLLLRRSREAKNCAYCPYSRFPVGAALLTAGGEIFSGCNVENACYSLGVCAERTAIQKAISEGHTSFRAMAIASDMGDHFITPCGACRQVMREFGTDWDIYLTKADGTYIVKRLEELLPLSFGPEDLKKV from the exons ATGGAGGGCGACGGCCAGCACCcggcccccactgcccccccagaCCGACCCCACGGCGAgcgcctgcagctcctgctgcgcCGCAGCCGGGAGGCCAAAAACTGTGCCTATTGCCCCTACAGCCGCTTCCCAGTGGGCGCCGCGCTGCTTACCGCCGGCGGGGAGATCTTCTCCG GGTGCAACGTGGAGAATGCCTGCTACAGCCTGGGGGTGTGCGCCGAGCGCACCGCCATCCAGAAAGCCATCTCGGAGGGACACACCAGCTTCAGGGCCATGGCCATCGCCAG TGACATGGGGGACCACTTCATCACGCCCTGCGGCGCCTGCAGACAAGTGATGAGAGAG TTCGGCACGGACTGGGACATCTACCTGACCAAAGCGGACGGCACCTATATCGTCAagaggctggaggagctgctgccgCTCTCCTTCGGACCCGAGGACCTGAAGAAGGTGTGA
- the FAM43B gene encoding protein FAM43B: MLPWRRSKFVLVENERKCKGKSLGPGLSYAALLAGFLRSCPDLLPDCPLERLGSVFRGKRQKVELNKEDPTYTVRYLGNAVTLHAKGEGCTEEAVGKIWAKSDAGAGGAKMKLTLGPQGIRMTPCEKGARRPGHAYLLHRITYCAADRRHPKVFAWVYRHQVKNKAVVLRCHAVLVSKADKARAMALLLYQTSASAFNEFKRLKRQNDFRHVQQQLLGDAIVPLVPLRRLLNTKCPYRPPAERARCAPRLSSILEEEEEEAFGTGAPRGDGGPSERAAVLRLAREMRGCSLRGPRPPVC; encoded by the coding sequence ATGCTGCCCTGGCGCCGGAGCAAGTTCGTGCTGGTGGAAAATGAACGTAAGTGCAAAGGCAAAAGCCTGGGGCCGGGGCTGAGCTACGCCGCGTTGCTGGCTGGCTTCCTGCGCTCCTGCCCGGACCTCCTGCCCGACTGCCCGCTGGAACGGCTGGGCAGCGTCTTCCGCGGCAAACGCCAGAAAGTGGAGCTGAATAAGGAGGACCCGACGTACACGGTGCGGTACCTGGGCAACGCCGTCACCCTGCACGCCAAGGGTGAGGGCTGCACGGAGGAGGCGGTGGGCAAGATCTGGGCTAAGAGCGacgcgggggccggcggggccaaGATGAAGCTGACGTTGGGACCCCAAGGTATCCGTATGACCCCCTGCGAGAAGGGAGCCCGCCGGCCGGGCCACGCGTACCTCCTGCACCGCATCACTTACTGCGCCGCCGACCGCCGGCACCCCAAAGTCTTCGCCTGGGTTTACCGGCACCAGGTGAAGAACAAGGCGGTGGTGCTGCGCTGCCACGCCGTCCTGGTCTCCAAAGCCGACAAGGCTCGCGCCATGGCCCTGCTCCTCTACCAGACCTCCGCCTCCGCCTTCAACGAGTTCAAGCGCCTCAAAAGGCAGAACGATTTCCGCCAcgtccagcagcagctcctgggtgACGCCATCGTCCCCTTGGTGCCCCTCCGCCGGCTGCTCAACACCAAGTGTCCCTACCGCCCGCCTGCCGAGAGGGCCCGCTGTGCCCCCCGACTCAGCTCCATcctagaggaggaggaggaggaggccttCGGCACCGGGGCACCCCGAGGGGATGGCGGCCCCAGCGAGCGAGCTGCCGTGCTGCGGCTGGCCAGGGAGATGCGGGGATGCAGCCTgcgcggcccccggcccccggttTGCTGA
- the CAMK2N1 gene encoding calcium/calmodulin-dependent protein kinase II inhibitor 1, whose protein sequence is MSEGPPYGEGQLAGDAAVGQLPFPVRLRGPDGLLAGGQGKRPPKLGQIGRSKRVVIEDDRIDDVLQNLSEKAPPGV, encoded by the exons atgTCGGAGGGGCCGCCCTACGGCGAGGGGCAGCTGGCGGGGGACGCGGCCGTGGGGCAGCTGCCCTTCCCCGTCCGCCTCCGCGGGCCCGACGGCCTCCTCGCCGGCGGGCAAGGCAAGCGGCCCCCCAAGCTGGGGCAGATCGGCCGCAGCAAGAGAG tggTTATTGAAGATGATAGAATTGATGATGTGCTGCAAAATCTCTCGGAAAAGGCCCCTCCCGGTGTTTAA
- the MUL1 gene encoding mitochondrial ubiquitin ligase activator of NFKB 1 produces the protein MEGGGRPSAAQAVLLVASTALTALVYSVYRQKARVARGLEGARRVRLDGDLRAVLLEAPGRCVPYAVIEGVVRSVKETLSSQFVENCKGVVQRLTLQEHKMVWNRTTHLWNDYEKIIHQRTNTTPFDLVPQEEGTGVTVRVMKPLDAAELSLETVYEKFHPSVQSFTDVIGHYISGERPKGIQETEQMLKVGTALTGVGELVLDNTTIKLQPPKQGMPYYLSSVDFHTLLQKQESNVRFWKILTIIFGFATCAVLFFVLRKQYRHHRERQHLKQMQDEFRQAQERLMHEMNVEGGETLKNACVVCLSNTKSCVFLECGHVCSCSECYQALPEPKRCPICRQAVSRVVPLYNS, from the exons ATggagggcggcgggcggccctCGGCCGCGCAGGCCGTGCTGCTGGTCGCCAGCACCGCCCTCACCGCCCTGGTCTACTCCGTTTACCGGCAGAAGGCCCGCGTCGCCCGCGGCCTTGAG GGCGCCAGGAGGGTCCGGCTGGACGGAGACCTGCGGGCGGTGCTGCTGGAGGCGCCGGGACGCTGCGTCCCCTACGCGGTCATCGAAG GCGTGGTGCGGTCCGTTAAGGAGACCCTGAGCAGccagtttgtggagaactgcaaGGGTGTCGTTCAGAGGCTGACGCTGCAAGAGCATAAAATGGTGTGGAACCGAACAACCCACCTCTG gaaCGACTATGAGAAGATCATCCACCAGAGAACCAACACCACCCCCTTCGACCTGGTCCCTCAGGAGGAAggcaccggtgtcactgtcaggGTGATGAAGCCGCTAGACGCTGCTGAGCTCAGCCTGGAGACAGTGTATGAAAAATTTCATCCCTCCGTCCAGTCCTTCACCGACGTCATTGGCCACTACATCAGCGGAGAGCGCCCAAAGGGCATTCAGgagacagagcagatgctgaAGGTGGGCACGGCGCTGACAGGGGTGGGAGAGCTGGTTCTGGATAACACCACGATCAAGCTGCAGCCCCCCAAACAAGGCATGCCCTACTACCTGAGCAGCGTGGATTTCCACACCTTGCTGCAGAAACAAGAATCAAATGTCCGGTTTTGGAAAATCCTGACCATCATTTTTGGGTTCGCCACCTGCGCCGTCCTCTTCTTCGTCTTACGGAAGCAATACCGGCATCACCGAGAGAGGCAGCACCTCAAGCAAATGCAGGATGAATTCCGGCAGGCCCAGGAGCGCCTGATGCACGAAATGAACGTGGAGGGTGGAGAGACGCTCAAAAACGCCTGCGTCGTCTGCTTGAGCAACACCAAATCCTGCGTCTTCCTGGAGTGTGGGCATGTTTGCTCTTGCAGTGAGTGCTACCAGGCTCTCCCCGAGCCCAAACGGTGCCCTATCTGCAGGCAGGCCGTCTCCAGGGTGGTTCCCTTATACAACAGTTAA